A portion of the Pseudomonas synxantha BG33R genome contains these proteins:
- the rng gene encoding ribonuclease G: protein MSEEILINITPMESRVAVVENGVLQEVHVERTQKRGIVGNIYKGKVVRVLPGMQAAFVDIGLDRAAFIHASEISLREGPAVESISALVHEGQSLVVQVTKDPIGSKGARLTTQLSIPSRYLVYMPRTAHVGISLKIEDEAERERLKKVVSDCVAAEGIKEAGGFILRTAAEGAGADEILMDIRYLRRLWDQIDAQIKTIGAPSVIYEDLGLALRTLRDLVSPKIEKIRIDSRETFQRTTQFVAELMPEIADRLEHYPGERPIFDLYGVEDEIQKALERKVPLKSGGYLVVDPAEAMTTIDVNTGAFVGHRNLEETIFKTNLEAATAIARQLRLRNLGGIIIIDFIDMEDEEHQRQVLRTLEKQLERDHAKTNIIGITELGLVQMTRKRTRESLEQVLCEPCSSCQGRGKLKTPETVCYEIFREILREARAYQAEGYRVLANQKVVDRLLDEESGNVAELESFIGRTIRFQVETMYSQEQYDVVLL, encoded by the coding sequence TCACGCCGATGGAATCGCGCGTGGCGGTGGTAGAGAACGGTGTTCTGCAAGAAGTGCATGTCGAGCGCACCCAGAAGCGTGGGATCGTCGGCAATATCTATAAAGGCAAGGTGGTGCGCGTACTGCCAGGTATGCAGGCAGCATTTGTCGACATCGGTCTGGACCGTGCAGCATTCATTCATGCGTCTGAAATTTCCCTGCGCGAAGGCCCTGCGGTGGAAAGCATCAGCGCCCTGGTGCATGAAGGGCAGAGTCTGGTGGTGCAAGTCACCAAGGACCCTATCGGCTCCAAGGGCGCACGCTTGACCACCCAGTTGTCGATTCCCTCGCGCTACCTGGTGTACATGCCGCGCACGGCCCATGTCGGCATTTCCCTGAAGATCGAAGACGAAGCCGAGCGTGAACGCCTGAAAAAGGTGGTCAGCGACTGCGTGGCTGCCGAGGGCATCAAGGAAGCGGGCGGGTTTATCCTGCGTACCGCCGCCGAAGGCGCAGGCGCTGATGAGATCCTTATGGATATCCGCTACCTGCGGCGCCTGTGGGACCAGATCGACGCACAGATCAAAACCATTGGCGCGCCCAGCGTCATCTATGAAGACCTGGGCCTGGCGCTGCGTACGCTGCGTGACCTGGTCAGCCCGAAAATTGAGAAAATCCGTATCGACTCGCGGGAAACCTTCCAGCGCACCACGCAATTTGTTGCCGAGCTGATGCCGGAAATTGCCGACCGCCTGGAGCACTACCCCGGCGAGCGGCCGATCTTCGACCTGTATGGCGTTGAAGACGAAATCCAGAAAGCCCTGGAGCGCAAGGTGCCGCTCAAATCCGGCGGCTACCTGGTGGTGGACCCGGCCGAAGCCATGACCACCATCGACGTCAACACCGGCGCATTCGTGGGCCATCGCAACCTCGAAGAGACCATCTTCAAGACCAACCTGGAAGCCGCCACGGCGATCGCTCGCCAACTGCGTCTGCGCAACCTCGGTGGCATCATCATCATCGACTTCATCGACATGGAAGATGAGGAGCACCAGCGCCAGGTATTGCGCACCCTCGAAAAGCAGCTGGAGCGCGATCACGCCAAGACCAACATCATCGGCATCACCGAGCTGGGCCTGGTGCAGATGACCCGCAAGCGCACCCGCGAAAGCCTTGAGCAGGTGCTGTGCGAGCCGTGCAGCAGTTGCCAGGGGCGGGGTAAATTGAAAACCCCGGAAACCGTTTGCTACGAAATTTTCCGCGAAATCCTGCGTGAGGCACGTGCCTATCAGGCCGAGGGTTATAGAGTGCTTGCCAACCAGAAAGTGGTCGATCGCCTGCTGGACGAAGAGTCGGGGAACGTCGCGGAGCTGGAGAGCTTTATCGGTCGCACGATTCGCTTCCAGGTCGAAACCATGTATTCCCAGGAACAATACGACGTGGTGCTGCTCTGA
- a CDS encoding YhdP family protein yields MERLIRFFAALTRWGLGLCALLLVLAAVYVSLGRELTPLVAEYRAEIEAKAQAAVDTPLHIGSLEGRWSGFAPVLLAHDVMVGEGSSALRLDQVEVVPDIWASLLAREVRIAHLQVSGLQLSVKEDKDGRWTLQGLPVQDDQPLDPQQLLTRMQMIKRVSVLDSQVTLQPFDQAPVTVTYVGLSLHTGMSHQRLDARLTLPDGQPLAVSLRSRIRASQWKDAEIDGYLSLPQSDWAKWIPARLTQQWKLTQFKAGGEFWLSWAKGTVQSAAVRLNSPQVKGSYADRKPVHLENLALTAYLQRSDRGLEVLFDSLAMNIGDTRWESRIQLQQSLATDKEQEVWKLQADRLDLTPITPLLNALAPLPEGFAKTVEHLKATGLLRNVLVDFRPQDTTDQKVSFAANLERVGFDAYFGAPAARNVSGSISGDLGHGELRMDSKDFSLHLFPIFAKPWQYIQANARLTWKLDKQGFTLIAPYIKVLGEEGKVAADFLIRLHFDHSQEDYMDLRVGMVDGDGRFTPKYLPAVLSPALDEWLRTAILKGAVDEGFFQYQGSLSHNALPASRNISLFFKVHDAELAFQPGWPHVNKVNGEVFVEESGVRILASKGQLLDTRVKDVYVNIPHAPAGKDSHLLLTGGFSGGLGDGLKILQEAPIGTASTFAGWKGEGDLQGSLDLDVPLAKGTEPKIVVDFKTDKARLQLAEPPLDLTQLKGDFRFDSAKGLSGQNISARAFEQPVTAQIFAEGKPGNISTRVTAKGQVAVKRLTDWLNVSQPLPVSGDIPYQLQVILDGADSQLMVNSNLKGVAVDLPAPFGMPASQGRDSTFRMTLQGAERRYWFDYGELANFTFAAPPDNFNNGRGELFLGDGDALLPGAKGLRIRGVLSELDIDPWKKLVDRYAGNDPGGNAKQLLSSADFRVGKLTGFGTRFDQVKLQLDRKPAAWGLQLDSQQAKGTVNLPDAKGAPIAINLKYVKLPAVDPTAQADENAPDPLADIDPKSIPALDIAIDQLFQGPDLIGAWSLRIRPTTKGLAFNNLDLGLKGMLLKGAGGWEGAPGASSSWYKGRLDGRNIADVLKGWGFAPTVTSEDFHLDVDGRWPGSPAWVGPKRFSGSLDAAFRKGQFVEVEGGAQALRVFGLLNFNSIGRRLRLDFSDLFGKGLSYDRVKGLLAASNGVFVTREPITMTGPSTNLELNGTLDLVADRVDAKLLVTLPVTNNLPIAALIVGAPAIGGALFLIDKLIGDRVSRFASVQYKVQGPWKDPKITFDKPFEKPN; encoded by the coding sequence ATGGAGCGTCTGATACGCTTTTTTGCCGCTTTGACCCGCTGGGGCTTGGGCCTGTGTGCGTTGCTGCTGGTATTGGCGGCGGTGTACGTAAGCCTGGGGCGTGAATTGACCCCATTGGTCGCCGAATATCGCGCCGAAATCGAAGCAAAGGCCCAGGCTGCAGTGGATACACCGCTGCATATCGGCAGCCTTGAAGGCCGCTGGAGCGGGTTTGCCCCGGTATTGCTGGCCCACGATGTGATGGTCGGCGAGGGCAGCAGTGCCCTGCGCCTGGACCAGGTGGAAGTGGTGCCGGATATATGGGCCAGCCTGTTGGCCCGTGAAGTGCGCATCGCCCACCTTCAAGTCAGCGGCCTGCAACTGAGCGTCAAGGAAGACAAGGACGGCCGCTGGACGCTGCAAGGCTTGCCGGTTCAGGACGACCAGCCGCTGGACCCGCAACAGTTGCTGACGCGCATGCAAATGATCAAGCGCGTGTCGGTGCTGGACAGTCAAGTTACCTTGCAACCCTTCGATCAGGCGCCGGTGACCGTGACCTATGTAGGCCTGAGCCTGCATACCGGCATGAGCCATCAGCGTCTGGATGCACGGCTGACCTTGCCCGATGGCCAGCCGCTTGCTGTCAGCCTGCGTAGCCGTATTCGCGCCAGCCAGTGGAAGGACGCAGAGATCGACGGCTACCTGAGCCTGCCGCAAAGCGACTGGGCCAAATGGATTCCCGCCCGGCTGACCCAGCAATGGAAACTCACGCAGTTCAAGGCCGGCGGTGAGTTTTGGCTCAGTTGGGCCAAAGGCACCGTGCAAAGCGCTGCGGTTCGCCTCAACTCGCCGCAAGTGAAGGGCAGCTACGCCGACCGCAAGCCCGTGCATCTGGAGAATCTGGCGCTGACGGCCTACCTGCAACGCAGTGACAGGGGCCTTGAAGTGCTGTTCGATTCGCTGGCAATGAACATTGGCGACACCCGCTGGGAGTCGCGCATTCAATTGCAGCAAAGCCTTGCGACCGATAAAGAACAGGAAGTGTGGAAGTTGCAGGCCGATCGTCTTGACCTGACGCCGATCACGCCGCTGCTCAATGCCTTGGCGCCCTTGCCCGAAGGTTTCGCCAAGACTGTCGAGCATCTCAAGGCCACTGGCTTGTTGCGTAATGTGCTGGTGGATTTCCGCCCTCAGGACACCACCGACCAGAAAGTCAGTTTTGCCGCGAACCTTGAGCGCGTCGGTTTCGACGCGTATTTCGGTGCGCCGGCCGCGCGTAATGTGTCCGGCAGCATCAGTGGCGACCTGGGCCATGGCGAACTGCGCATGGACAGCAAGGATTTTTCCCTGCATCTGTTCCCCATCTTCGCCAAGCCCTGGCAGTACATCCAGGCCAATGCACGCCTGACCTGGAAACTCGACAAACAGGGTTTCACCCTGATCGCTCCGTACATCAAGGTGCTGGGCGAAGAGGGCAAGGTCGCGGCGGACTTTCTGATTCGCCTGCATTTTGATCATAGCCAGGAAGACTACATGGACCTGCGGGTCGGCATGGTCGATGGCGATGGCCGTTTTACCCCCAAATACTTGCCAGCCGTGTTGAGCCCGGCGCTGGATGAGTGGCTGCGTACGGCGATTCTCAAAGGTGCAGTGGATGAAGGCTTCTTCCAGTACCAGGGGTCGCTGAGCCACAACGCCCTGCCTGCGTCGCGCAATATCAGCCTGTTCTTCAAGGTGCATGATGCCGAACTGGCCTTCCAGCCGGGTTGGCCCCATGTGAACAAGGTCAATGGTGAAGTGTTCGTCGAGGAAAGCGGCGTGCGCATCCTGGCGAGCAAGGGGCAGTTGCTCGACACCCGGGTCAAGGATGTGTACGTCAATATTCCCCACGCACCGGCCGGCAAGGACAGTCATCTGTTGCTCACCGGCGGGTTTTCCGGTGGCTTGGGTGATGGCCTGAAAATTCTTCAGGAAGCGCCCATCGGTACCGCGTCCACGTTCGCCGGCTGGAAAGGCGAGGGTGACCTGCAAGGTAGCCTGGACCTCGACGTTCCCCTGGCCAAGGGCACCGAGCCCAAGATCGTGGTGGACTTCAAGACCGACAAGGCACGCCTGCAATTGGCTGAGCCGCCCTTGGACCTCACCCAGCTCAAGGGTGATTTTCGCTTCGATAGCGCCAAGGGCCTGAGCGGTCAGAACATCTCGGCCCGGGCATTCGAGCAACCTGTCACTGCGCAGATCTTCGCCGAGGGCAAGCCGGGCAATATCAGCACCCGCGTGACTGCCAAGGGCCAGGTGGCGGTCAAGCGCCTGACGGATTGGCTGAACGTCAGTCAGCCGTTGCCGGTATCCGGCGATATTCCTTACCAGTTGCAGGTTATTCTGGACGGTGCGGACAGTCAGTTGATGGTCAACTCCAACCTCAAGGGTGTTGCGGTGGATCTGCCGGCGCCGTTCGGCATGCCGGCCAGCCAGGGACGTGACAGCACCTTTCGCATGACGTTGCAGGGCGCTGAGCGACGTTACTGGTTTGATTACGGCGAGCTGGCGAATTTCACCTTTGCGGCGCCGCCGGACAACTTCAATAACGGCCGTGGCGAATTGTTCCTCGGCGACGGTGACGCGCTGTTGCCCGGGGCCAAGGGCTTGCGCATTCGTGGCGTGCTGTCGGAACTGGATATCGATCCCTGGAAAAAACTCGTGGACCGCTACGCGGGTAACGACCCAGGTGGCAATGCCAAGCAACTGCTCAGTAGCGCCGACTTCAGGGTAGGCAAGCTGACCGGGTTTGGTACCCGGTTTGACCAGGTCAAGTTGCAGCTTGATCGCAAGCCGGCTGCCTGGGGCCTGCAACTCGACAGCCAGCAAGCCAAGGGCACGGTGAACCTGCCCGATGCCAAGGGCGCGCCGATTGCGATCAACCTCAAGTACGTCAAATTGCCCGCGGTGGACCCGACAGCGCAGGCCGACGAAAACGCACCGGACCCGCTGGCCGATATCGACCCCAAAAGCATCCCGGCACTGGACATCGCCATTGACCAGCTGTTCCAGGGCCCCGATCTGATAGGGGCATGGTCGCTGCGGATTCGTCCGACCACCAAGGGCCTGGCCTTCAATAACCTGGACCTGGGCCTCAAGGGGATGCTGCTCAAGGGCGCCGGTGGCTGGGAAGGCGCGCCGGGCGCCAGCAGCAGTTGGTACAAGGGCCGCCTCGATGGCAGAAATATCGCCGATGTGCTCAAGGGCTGGGGTTTTGCGCCTACGGTGACCAGTGAGGATTTCCATCTGGACGTGGATGGCCGTTGGCCGGGCTCACCGGCCTGGGTTGGGCCCAAGCGCTTTTCCGGTAGCCTGGATGCGGCATTCCGTAAAGGTCAGTTCGTTGAAGTGGAAGGGGGCGCCCAGGCATTGCGGGTGTTTGGCCTGCTTAACTTCAACTCCATTGGCCGGCGTTTGCGTTTGGACTTTTCCGACCTGTTTGGCAAAGGCTTGAGCTATGACCGAGTCAAGGGCTTGCTGGCCGCCAGTAATGGTGTGTTCGTGACCCGTGAGCCCATCACCATGACCGGACCCTCGACCAATCTTGAGCTTAACGGCACCCTGGATCTGGTCGCCGATCGCGTCGACGCCAAGCTGCTGGTCACGTTGCCGGTGACCAACAACCTGCCTATCGCGGCGCTGATTGTCGGTGCGCCGGCCATCGGTGGTGCGTTGTTCCTGATCGACAAGCTGATCGGTGATCGGGTTTCGCGCTTTGCCAGTGTGCAGTACAAGGTGCAAGGCCCTTGGAAGGATCCGAAAATCACCTTCGACAAGCCATTTGAAAAGCCAAACTGA
- a CDS encoding carbon-nitrogen hydrolase family protein, which translates to MSFAVIQMVSQSDVLANLAQARRLLEQAAANGAKLAVLPENFAAMGRRDVADIGRAEALGEGPILPWLKQAARDLTLWIVAGTLPLPPRDQPHAKANACSLLINDQGEIVARYDKLHLFDVDVADARGRYRESDDYAFGSNVVVADTPVGRVGLTVCYDLRFPELYSELRAAGAELITAPSAFTAVTGAAHWDVLIRARAIETQCYLLAAAQGGVHPGPRETFGHAAIIDPWGRVLAQQDQGEAVLLAERDSGEQASIRTRMPVANHRRFFSQGAQRPASER; encoded by the coding sequence ATGTCCTTTGCAGTAATCCAAATGGTCAGCCAGAGTGACGTGCTGGCCAACCTCGCCCAGGCACGCCGCCTGCTGGAGCAGGCGGCGGCAAACGGCGCGAAACTCGCGGTTTTGCCGGAGAACTTCGCCGCCATGGGACGCCGTGACGTGGCCGACATTGGCCGCGCCGAAGCATTGGGTGAAGGCCCGATCCTGCCATGGTTGAAACAGGCCGCCCGCGACCTCACCTTATGGATAGTGGCCGGCACGTTGCCGCTGCCGCCCAGGGACCAACCCCACGCCAAGGCCAACGCTTGCTCGCTGCTGATCAATGATCAGGGTGAAATCGTCGCTCGCTATGACAAGCTCCACTTGTTTGATGTGGACGTAGCGGATGCTCGCGGTCGCTACCGCGAATCCGACGACTATGCTTTTGGAAGCAATGTAGTGGTGGCGGATACGCCAGTGGGCCGCGTGGGGCTGACGGTGTGCTATGACTTGCGCTTTCCCGAGCTGTACAGCGAATTACGCGCTGCGGGGGCTGAATTGATTACCGCGCCCTCGGCCTTTACGGCGGTGACTGGGGCCGCCCATTGGGATGTGCTGATTCGGGCGCGGGCCATTGAAACCCAGTGCTACCTGCTGGCAGCGGCCCAAGGCGGTGTGCACCCAGGCCCACGTGAAACCTTTGGCCACGCGGCGATCATCGACCCTTGGGGTCGGGTGCTGGCGCAACAGGATCAAGGCGAAGCGGTGCTACTGGCCGAACGCGATAGCGGTGAACAAGCGTCGATACGGACGCGCATGCCGGTGGCGAACCACCGGCGCTTTTTCTCGCAGGGCGCGCAGCGGCCTGCTTCAGAACGATGA